The DNA region GAAGGGAGGGAAATGGCAAAAGTGTGAAACTGCGCGGAACAAGAGGACATAATCTAAAAAATCAGGATGTTGAAATACCGTTGGGTAAGTTTATCTGCGTCACCGGAGTCAGCGGTAGCGGGAAAAGCTCGCTGATTAACCAGACGCTGGAGCCAATTTTTTCAGGGCATTTTTATAACTCCAAATCCGTACCCTTGCCCTTCGATGAGGTTGAAGGTCTGGACAACCTGGATAAAGTTATTTCGGTTGATCAAAGTCCTATAGGCAGAACACCTCGTTCCAATCCGGGAACATATACCAAGGTCTTTGACCACATCCGGTCACTGTTTGCAGAATTGCCTGAGTCGAAAATTCGAGGTTACGATCAGGGGCGATTTTCTTTTAACGTCAAAGGAGGGCGGTGTGAATCCTGCGGAGGAGATGGTGTTCGCAAGATCGAGATGAATTTTCTGCCTGATGTTTACGTCACCTGCGAGACCTGCAACGGGCATCGTTACAACAGGGAAACTCTGGAGATTTATTACAAAGGCAAAAATATTGCCGACGTGCTTGAGATGTCCATCAAAGAAGCCAATGAATTCTTTGATTCGGTACCGGCTATCAATCGTATTCTTAGCACTCTCTGTGATGTAGGATTGGGATATTTGACGCTCGGCCAATCCAGCACAACCCTTTCAGGTGGTGAGGCACAGCGCATAAAGCTCTCCCGAGAGCTTTCCAAGGTGGGAACCGGAGATACATTATATATTATGGATGAGCCAACCACCGGGCTCCATTTCCAGGATGTTCGTATGCTGGTGGATGTATGCCAGCAACTAGTTGATAAAGGCAATACGGTTATTGTGATCGAGCATAATCTTGACCTGATTAAAGCAGCTGACTGGATTATTGATCTAGGTCCGGAAGGAGGGCATGAGGGCGGTGAAATTATTGCTCAAGGTACCCCCGAGGAGGTGGCTGAAATGGACCATAGCTACACCGGCCGGTATTTAAAACAGGAGCTAGATCGTGAAAACCAAGCGAAAGTGACCGCCGAATAGTCCATAGGTTTTTAGCATCATGTTAATCATGGTTGCACGATAGCTAAAAAATTGTTTGTCCTGCAGTGACTTTCTGCCTATTTTCTGCCACTCATGCAGAAGCTGCGTTCTCATATCGCTAAATCGTATCTCATATCTCTGATATGTGCTGGACTTTGTTTGTATTTGGCACGTCCTGCCAATGCGCAGCAGTCAACCCGTGCATTTTCCAGCTGGTTAAGTACTATGGTTGACCAGCAGGATAATTCCCAGCTCGAAGAAGAGCTGGAGCGTTTGAGTGAATCCGGTGCCACAGTTTACAAACTCATGGAGCACGCTTCCCGGGTTATGAGTAAAAAGGGAAAAGAGGTTGATTTGCCCTATTCCTCTGCTGAAGCATCTCATCATATCTATCAGGTGTTATTACAGCAATGGAATCATTTCAATACGGGCAACGGTATGGCCAACGTGCCTCCCCCCGAAATAAGTAAACAGCTGGTAAGCTATTCTGTCGAAAAAAGTGGAAAGATCTCCTTTGAATCGGCATCCCCGGGGCACAAAGAAAATTTCTTTATCTCTTACTCAGGTATCAATCAAAGTCCGGTTCATTACAGTAATAGCTTCGAGCCGATGATTACCGGAATTGCTATCGGAGCTCCGTAACATTTCCTTTCTCTTTATCAAATTATGTCTATTCCTCTTGACGGAATAGCACTTTTCGAAGAACTTAAACATCATTCAAAAACGTAATTTCCTATGCAAGGTAACGGAACAAAAATTGTATTTATAGCAGCCTTCCTGGCGATATCTATTTATTATCTCTGGCCAACAGCGGCTTTTTATTTAGAGCAAAATTATATAGAAGATCTTCCTCAGGCTGAACGTGTTCAGTACATGGAAGAAAACCGGGGTGATATTCAACAACTCCGGCAAAATTCGCTCTCTCTCGGGCTTGACCTTCAGGGCGGTATGCACGTAACTATGGAAGTAGGAACACCGAGACTGGTACGAGAGCTTGCCGGTGAATATGCTGACAGTACACTTATTAATGTCATTGATGCTGCAGAAGAGCAGGCCTTAGAAAATGGAACCGATTTCATTGACGAAATGGTGCAGGTTTTTCAGCAGCGTGATCCGGATGCCCGTTTAAGTCGGTATTATCGCTCAGATGCTGAGAATATTACTCGTCGTTCTACCAATGAAGAGATTCAGGCTTATCTAAAAAAACAGCGTGACAGCGCCGTAGATCGGGCCATGGAGGTTATTCGCACCCGTGTTGACCGTTATGGGGTAAATGAGCCATCCATACTTAAGCAAGGTAACAACCGCATTGTTGTTGAACTTCCGGGCGTGGCCCAGAAAGAACGGGTTCGTAGCCTTCTGAAAGGTACGGCGCGACTTGAATTCCGGTTGGCTGCCGATGCCGATGAGCTCAATGCCTCGAAGCAGCAGATTATCAACTATTTCAACCAGCAGGCAGCTGAGGCAGATACCGCTGACTCAGTTCAGCAACAGTCCGGCGCCAATGCGTTGACCCAAGTGTTGAATCCACGAGGAAGAAGCCAGTACGTGTTCGGTTATGCTGCAAGTACTGATACGGCTAGGGTTAGCGAACTGATTAATCAACCTGAGGTGCAGCGAATGATGCCTCGCAACACCGAACTGATGTGGGGAGCCGCACCTTTCCAGGAGCTACCCGAGCAGGGCGTCGAACTCTATGAATTAATCGGAGTCCGTTCACAGGTTGAAATGACAGGTGACGTGATAGAAGAGGCCACGGTCAACTTTGACCAGGCCACCAACCAGCCGCGCGTTTCAATGAACATGAACAGTGAAGGCGCAAGACGCTGGTCACGAATTACAGGAGCCAACATCGGCAAGCCGATTGCCATTGTGTTGGACGGTTATGTCTATTCCTACCCGAATGTAGAAACCAAGATTTCGAGCGGCCGTTCTTCCATTACCGGCCTTGAGAATGTGCAGGAGGCGGAAGACCTTGTGAATATTCTGCTTTCAGGTGCACTACCGGCTCCACTTGATATTATAGAAGAGCGTACCGTAGGAGCCACCCTTGGTGAGGAATCCATACAGGCCGGGTTCTATTCAACCGTATTCGGACTAGTCGTTGTGGCTATTTTTATGATCGTATACTACCGCAACGGTGGAGCTATTGCTGATCTGGCACTAATGTTAAACATCCTGTTTATTCTGGGAATATTAGCGGCTTTTAAAGCCACGCTCACATTGCCCGGTATTGCGGGTATTGTATTGACTATTGGTATGGCGGTGGATGCCAATGTACTGATTTTCGACCGGATTCGGGAGGAACAGCGAGCAGGGAAAACCTTGCGAGCGGCAATAGACGGAGGTTATTCGAATGCCATGAGTGCTATTGTGGATGCCAACGTTACCACGTTCTTCGTAGGTATCATCCTTTATAGCTTCGGGGTCGGACCGATTAAAGGTTTTGCCGTCACCCTAATGGCGGGTATCGTAGCTTCACTCTTCAGTGCTATTGTTATTACCCGGGTGGTGGTCGATTACTTGACGCGCGATAAATCCGCCGAACTGAATTTCGGATAATCCAGAATTTAACATTGTAAAAATTAAGGTATTACTATTATGAGATGGTTTGAAACACCAAGTTTTGATTTTATAAAAGGTCACAAGATTGCCTATGTCGTGTCCGGCATATTACTAGTGGCAGCTCTTGTCGGCATTATCGGCAAAGGCCTGCAATATGGCATCGATTTCAGGGGAGGTAAAGAATTTGTTCTCCAATTCGAGCAGCCGGTAGAAGTAACTGAGGTACGAAGTTCGTTGTCCGAACCCTTGGGCAGTGCACCGGAAGTAAAAAAGTTCGGTTCTGATGTTGAGATATTGATCCGTACGGATAATCCTGATGAGATCAGCACCGTACAGAACATCATCACTTCAACGATGAATGACGTATATCCCGAGAACGGGAATACGGTGATTAAAACCGATGTAGTGGGTCCCCGATTCGCGGAAGATTTAAAAAGCGGGGCTTTAAACGCCATCATCTTTGCACTCATTGTGATCTTTATTTACATACTCATAAGGTTCAAGAACTGGACCTTCTCGCTGGGTGCTGTTGCAGCCTTATTTCATGATGTACTTATTGTACTCGGGGTATTTACCATATTCAATGATATTGCTCCATTCAGCATGCAGATCGACCAGGCTATCATCGCGGCGTTCCTGACCATTGTCGGTTATTCGCTCAATGATACCGTGGTAGTGTTTGACCGTATCCGTGAAAACATGCTGCAGTACAAGACAATGGACTATACGGAGATGATCAACAAGAGCTTAAATGACACCTTGAGCCGTACTGTTATTACTTCAGTTACCACCTTGTTTGTGGTAACCGTGCTATTTATCTTTGGCGGAGAAGTGCTGAAAGGATTTTCCTTTGCACTGGTATTAGGAGTGATGATCGGTACCTACAGCTCGTTGTTCGTTGCAAGTGCCATCGTCGTTGAACTTCAGCTGAGAAAGGAACAAGCTTCATAAAATGATTAACATCTAACTAATCGGGTATAAAAGATGAATTTTAATGTCTCGGAGCGTTATAATTGTGTAGTAATAGAATTTAAGGGAAATGTGATGGGCGGACCGGATGCGGTCAGCCTTAACGATAAACTTCATGAACTTATAGAGAAAGATCAGACAAATATTGTTGTAGATCTCAGTAAAGTGAAGTTTATGAATTCTTCGGGTCTCGGGATGTTGATAGGTGGCCTTACAACCATGAGAAAAGCAGGCGGCGATCTCAGAATTGCCAATGCAACAGATAAGATTGAGAGCCTGCTGGTCATCACCAAGTTGATCACTGTCTTCAAACATTACAAATCAGTAGATGAAGCTATTGAATCATACTCCGAAGGTGAATCAGCGTAATCCAATCAAATTTTAATTAGCGAAAGAGGGGTGTAGTACACCCCTTTTTTTGTGCAATATTATTGCTATCACTATGTCTATAAGAGTTGTTGTAGGTGCCCAGTGGGGAGATGAAGGCAAAGGTAAAATTGTCGATCACCTCAGTAAAGAAGCCGATTATGTGGTCCGTTACCAGGGTGGCGCCAATGCCGGTCATACTTTGAAATTCGACGGCAAAAAGGTTGTGTTGCATCTTATTCCTTCAGGTATCTTCAACGGTGATGCCGCCTGCATTATCGGTAACGGAGTGGTTATTGATCCACATGCACTTCTGGAAGAGATCGAAAATATTGAATCGATGGGGTTCGGACTTGAGGGGCGTCTTTTCATCAGTAACGCCGCTCACATCATCCTTCCTTATCACCAGACACTAGACCAGATTAAAGAGAAACATCGCGGTGATGACGCTATCGGCACCACAGGAAGGGGTATCGGTCCGGCATACGTTAGCAAGGTATCACGGGTAGGAATTCGTGCCGGTGATTTGTTTCATCCGGAAGTATTGAAAGAAAAAATTGAAAGCAATCTCTCGGATATTAATAAAGCACTAGAACACATTTACGGGGAAGAGCCGCTAGATCCCAAGCCGATTCTGAATAATGCCCTCGAAGCTGCTGATAAATTGTGCCCTTATATAGCCAATACCAGTCATATTCTTCACAAGGCCATAGAGAATAAAGAAAGTATATTGCTGGAAGGTGCACAGGGAAGTCTGCTGGACATTGACCACGGTACCTATCCGTTTGTCACCTCTTCTTCCCCCACATCAGGAGGAGCCTGCACCGGTTCCGGTATACCCCCGACGGCCATTGACAAGGTTATGGGTATCTCCAAAGCCTATTGTACGCGCGTCGGGAACGGACCATTTCCTACAGAACTGAATGATGAATTTGGAGAGCTTTTGAGAGAAAAGGGACAGGAGTTCGGGGCTACTACCGGAAGACCTCGCCGTTGCGGCTGGATCGATCTGGTTGCACTTAAATATGCCGTGCGCACCAACGGCATCAATGAGCTTGCTCTGACCAAAATGGATGTGCTGAATGATTTTAGAGAGATTAAGCTGTGTACCGGCTATGATATCAATGGAGAGCACACGGAAATATTTTCGCTTGATCTCTCAGATATTGAAGCGGTAAAGCCTGTCTACAAAACTATGCCCGGCTGGCAGGAAGATATCAACCTTTGCAGTGCGGTTGATGAGTTACCGGAAGAGGCAAAGAATTACCTGCGTTTTGTGCAAGATTACCTGGGTGTGGATCTCAAGATACTATCCACAGGTCCTAATCGTACGGAAACCATTGTAGTATCCTAGTCGCATCAGGGCCTGGTTAATAATTTGCCGGCGAAAAGGACTTTGCGGATACAATTCCTAAACTAAATGCAATCATGAGCACCTTCGATATTTCATACCGTGTTACTGTTCAGGAGGGAGAGAACATAGATGAAAAGATTGAAGGAATATGTCTGGAGCAGAGCGTGGAATTGCCGCGGTCTGTGTTATCCGAAGAGGTTGAGACCAAAGTGGTTGGTAAGCTTTCTTCCAAAGAACAGCTGGATAATTCACAATATGATATCAGTATAAGCTGGCCTGTGAAGAATGTCGGTGACGATATCTCACAATTTCTGAATATTTTATATGGCAATATCTCGATGCAGCCAGGGATCAGGATTGCCGATGTCGAATGGAAACAACTGCCGGAGACTCTTTTTGGCGGACCCTCATTTGGTATTGAGAAGCTACGTGAGCTTTATGGAGTCAAAGATAGGGCGCTCAGCGGCACCTCTCTTAAGCCGTTGGGGACCGACGGTCATGGCATCGGCGAACTTTGTTACCAGTTTGCGGCCGGGGGACTGGATGTTATCAAGGATGATCACGGGATAACCAATCAATCGTATGCTCCATTTGAAGAACGGGTAAGCTATTGTGTGCAAGGCATTCGTGAAGCGGCAGAAGAGACAGGGCACCGGGCCTATTATTTTGCACATATTACAGCTCTGGCTTCGGAAGCGGTAGAACGATATAAGATAGCCGCTGAACTGGGAGCGGATGGAGTACTTATTTGTCCTCATATTGCCGGTATGGAAACTATGCATCAGCTTGCGCGCATGGATTTGCCCCTTCCCATCATTGCGCATCCGGCATTTTCAGGTGGACTCACGACCAATGATAAGCAGGGGCTGACACCGGACTTTTTATACGGACAGCTCTGGCGAGCACTGGGTGCCGATTTTCTGGTGTATCCCAATACCGGCGGTCGTTTTTCCTTTAGCATTGAGGAATGTCAGGCTATAAATGAAGGAGCACGCAATGAAAGGCTGCCGTTTAAGAGTTCGTTTCCAATGCCCGGCGGAGGTTTAAAGCGGTCGAATATTCCAAAGTGGCTTGAAACCTATGGGCCGGACACTGTATTTTTGCTGGGTACCAGTCTTTATGAACACCCGGATGGACCGAGAGCAGCAGCAAAAGAACTATCCGGAATGTTGAAGTAACCATTTACAGCTATGTCTGATAATTCGAAAGTGATTAAGAACAGTGAATACCGGTGGGATTCGGTATCACGTAAAGAGTATAAAGATACCCCCGGGTGTTATGAAGGTGTCTCTCGTTATTCCCTGCTGGGAGAGGGAGAGGATGAGCAGGAGCTCAATTTTCAGACAAGATACTTTGAAGTGAAACCGGGGGGCTACACCTCTTTTGAACGACACCGACACCCGCACTCCGTGGTGATCATCCGTGGATCCGGATCGGTAGTATTAGGGGATGAGCTGCACGAATTGGACTTGCATGATGTGGTTTTTATCTCCCCCAATACCATGCACCAGTTCCACGCCGATAAGCAGGATCCGCTGGGCTTCATCTGCATTGTAGACCGGTACCGGGACAAACCCGAGCTTCCCGATGATGAGTCAGTGAACCGTGAAATCAGTGATAAGAAAGTTCTGGAGAAGATTAAGAGGTAGTCACAAAGGTATAGTACACTTTCATAAATGCTTTTTAGCAGTTCAATAATTTTTTGAATAATAAGCTCAAAAGGACTTTGCCGGCATATAGTGTCCTACACCTAAGGGCAGATGATCATCTAAATTATTTTCAAATTACTGTTGATATGTATGCGGCATGAGTCTTATATTTGGGACTCTTTGAAAAACTGATTTGCGGGAATAGCTCAGTGGTAGAGCATCTCGTTGCCAACGAGAAGGTCGCGAGTTCGAATCTCGTTTCCCGCTCACCTTCGCTTAAGCTTCGGCGAGCGAGCTCAATCTTAAAGCCATCACATTTTTGTGGTGGCTTTTTTGTTTTTCAACCATTCTCTAAAAGAGAATAGTTCTGAGGGAGTTG from Halalkalibaculum roseum includes:
- a CDS encoding RuBisCO large subunit C-terminal-like domain-containing protein, whose product is MSTFDISYRVTVQEGENIDEKIEGICLEQSVELPRSVLSEEVETKVVGKLSSKEQLDNSQYDISISWPVKNVGDDISQFLNILYGNISMQPGIRIADVEWKQLPETLFGGPSFGIEKLRELYGVKDRALSGTSLKPLGTDGHGIGELCYQFAAGGLDVIKDDHGITNQSYAPFEERVSYCVQGIREAAEETGHRAYYFAHITALASEAVERYKIAAELGADGVLICPHIAGMETMHQLARMDLPLPIIAHPAFSGGLTTNDKQGLTPDFLYGQLWRALGADFLVYPNTGGRFSFSIEECQAINEGARNERLPFKSSFPMPGGGLKRSNIPKWLETYGPDTVFLLGTSLYEHPDGPRAAAKELSGMLK
- a CDS encoding adenylosuccinate synthase, which encodes MSIRVVVGAQWGDEGKGKIVDHLSKEADYVVRYQGGANAGHTLKFDGKKVVLHLIPSGIFNGDAACIIGNGVVIDPHALLEEIENIESMGFGLEGRLFISNAAHIILPYHQTLDQIKEKHRGDDAIGTTGRGIGPAYVSKVSRVGIRAGDLFHPEVLKEKIESNLSDINKALEHIYGEEPLDPKPILNNALEAADKLCPYIANTSHILHKAIENKESILLEGAQGSLLDIDHGTYPFVTSSSPTSGGACTGSGIPPTAIDKVMGISKAYCTRVGNGPFPTELNDEFGELLREKGQEFGATTGRPRRCGWIDLVALKYAVRTNGINELALTKMDVLNDFREIKLCTGYDINGEHTEIFSLDLSDIEAVKPVYKTMPGWQEDINLCSAVDELPEEAKNYLRFVQDYLGVDLKILSTGPNRTETIVVS
- the secD gene encoding protein translocase subunit SecD, translated to MQGNGTKIVFIAAFLAISIYYLWPTAAFYLEQNYIEDLPQAERVQYMEENRGDIQQLRQNSLSLGLDLQGGMHVTMEVGTPRLVRELAGEYADSTLINVIDAAEEQALENGTDFIDEMVQVFQQRDPDARLSRYYRSDAENITRRSTNEEIQAYLKKQRDSAVDRAMEVIRTRVDRYGVNEPSILKQGNNRIVVELPGVAQKERVRSLLKGTARLEFRLAADADELNASKQQIINYFNQQAAEADTADSVQQQSGANALTQVLNPRGRSQYVFGYAASTDTARVSELINQPEVQRMMPRNTELMWGAAPFQELPEQGVELYELIGVRSQVEMTGDVIEEATVNFDQATNQPRVSMNMNSEGARRWSRITGANIGKPIAIVLDGYVYSYPNVETKISSGRSSITGLENVQEAEDLVNILLSGALPAPLDIIEERTVGATLGEESIQAGFYSTVFGLVVVAIFMIVYYRNGGAIADLALMLNILFILGILAAFKATLTLPGIAGIVLTIGMAVDANVLIFDRIREEQRAGKTLRAAIDGGYSNAMSAIVDANVTTFFVGIILYSFGVGPIKGFAVTLMAGIVASLFSAIVITRVVVDYLTRDKSAELNFG
- a CDS encoding STAS domain-containing protein, with the translated sequence MNFNVSERYNCVVIEFKGNVMGGPDAVSLNDKLHELIEKDQTNIVVDLSKVKFMNSSGLGMLIGGLTTMRKAGGDLRIANATDKIESLLVITKLITVFKHYKSVDEAIESYSEGESA
- the secF gene encoding protein translocase subunit SecF; amino-acid sequence: MRWFETPSFDFIKGHKIAYVVSGILLVAALVGIIGKGLQYGIDFRGGKEFVLQFEQPVEVTEVRSSLSEPLGSAPEVKKFGSDVEILIRTDNPDEISTVQNIITSTMNDVYPENGNTVIKTDVVGPRFAEDLKSGALNAIIFALIVIFIYILIRFKNWTFSLGAVAALFHDVLIVLGVFTIFNDIAPFSMQIDQAIIAAFLTIVGYSLNDTVVVFDRIRENMLQYKTMDYTEMINKSLNDTLSRTVITSVTTLFVVTVLFIFGGEVLKGFSFALVLGVMIGTYSSLFVASAIVVELQLRKEQAS
- a CDS encoding cupin domain-containing protein, which produces MSDNSKVIKNSEYRWDSVSRKEYKDTPGCYEGVSRYSLLGEGEDEQELNFQTRYFEVKPGGYTSFERHRHPHSVVIIRGSGSVVLGDELHELDLHDVVFISPNTMHQFHADKQDPLGFICIVDRYRDKPELPDDESVNREISDKKVLEKIKR